TGAGTCCGTGCCTCGCTGCGCACGCCAGACCCGGTCGGGGCCAGATGTCTGCCGTGCTGCGCGAATCGCCACCTTCGCCTAGCCTGCTGCCGATGTTCCGCCTCGCTCTTCGGACCTGAAAAGCGAGACAACCCGCGGCATCCGGGCGACGATCAGATTGCCGGCCCGTCCCGCGGGGTATTTTCGGCGCTACGAGCCTACCGCCGTTTGGCGCGTGCCGCCCTGCACTTGCCCTTGCGGCATTCCGGCGCGGCGATCGCTCCCATATACACGGGCGGCGGCATCACTCCCGCCACTCGCACCGGGTCGCGTGCCACGGCCGGGTTCGCTGGAAACCGTGTCCGCGCGCGGGTGAACATTGCCCGTGCGCGTGCCGCACCCGGCGTCGCCGCGCTCGCTCCCACCCAGCGCCAGTGCCAGGGCTCCCATTTCACCCGCTGCGTATTTCCCGCCGGGAACGACATCTCGAATCCGTAGCGCGCCGCGTTTTTCACCAGCCAGCGGAATGCCGGGGTCCCCGCAACGCACGCCTCCGCATCCGGACAGTCGTTGCGCCGCGGGCGAAACGCGAAGTCGAGTGCAAAGCCGCTCGCATGCTCGCTATGCCCGGGTGGTGCGACCGAAAGCGCGCGCGACGCAGCATCGGTTTGGCGCTCGCGGCAGAACACGGCTTCCTGATACGCGATCGATCGGTGGCACGACAGCGCCAGGATCTGCCCGCCCGCCGCCGGATCGCGCGCCGCCGCGTCGATCAGCCGCTGGAGATCGGGGATCACCTCGCGGCGCATGACGCAACCGTTCACCGCCAGTCCGGCCGGCACCGGCACCAGCGCGTCGGGGGCGGCGTCGCCGTACGGCAGGTGGCCGAGCACGCGCCCGTCGGCGGCGATCGCCGCGCGACCCCCGTCGCACAATTGGGCATGGGCGGGCGCGGCGAGCAACGCGGCCAGCGCGGCAAGGATCGGAAAAGGACGCACCGCGCCCTCTGGCCATGGCACGCGGCAACTGGCAAGAGCGCCGCCATGTTGGGTGAGCACGTTCTTTTCCTCGATGGCGAGGCTTTGGTGATCGACAAGCCGGCCGGGCTGCCGGTCGATCCGCCGCGCGCCGGCGGGATCAGTCTCGAAAATCACATGTCCTCGCTCACGTTCGGGTTCCGGCGCTGGCCGGTCGCCGTCCATCGGCTCGACCGTGACACCAGCGGTTGCCTGCTGCTTTCGCGAAACCCGAAGGCGCATGCACGATTCCAGCAGGCGTTCGAGCGCGGCGAGGTCGCCAAGCGCTACGTCGCGATCCTCGACAGCGTACCGGCGGAGGAAAGCGGTGCCGTCGACTTGCCGCTCGCCAAGATTTCCAGCGCCGAGCGCGGCTGGCGGATGACCGGCGACCCGCGCGGCAAGGCGGCGCGCACCACGTGGCGCGTGCTCGCCGAACACGACGGTCGCGCGCTGGTCGAATTCCGCCCCGAAACCGGGCGCACGCACCAGATCCGCGTCCATGCGCTCGAGGGTGTCGGCGCGCCGGTCACCGGCGATCCCGTCTATGGTACGGCGCATCCCGGCGGGATGATGCTCCACGCGATCGCGCTGTCGATGGCGCGTGACGGCAAGCCCGACATCATCGCGGATGCGCCCTGGCCGGAACGATTCGTCGCGCTGGGGTTCGAACCCGCCTGACGAGCCCGGCGGACGCACGTTCAATCGTGCGCAGGCTTGCGCCGACCCGATTTCACCGCCGACCGGCCTTTCTTGGCATCCACCCGCCTCGTCTGTGAGGCGCGGGTCGGCTTGGTGGGACGGCGCTTCGCCTGCACGATCGTGGCGTCGCGGACCAGCGCCAGCAATCGCTCCCGCACGTTGGCGCGGTTCATGTGCTGCGACCGCGATCCTTCCGCGCGCAGCGTCAGCACCCCCTCACGCGTCATCCGCGTGCCCGCCAGTTCGATCAGCCGCAGCTTCACGCGTTCGGGCAGGTCCGACCGCGCCACGTCGAAACGCAGCATCACCGCCGAATCGGTGGTGTTGACGTGCTGTCCGCCCGCCCCGCCGGCGCGGGTGAAGCTTTCCTCGATCAGGTCGGTGTCGATGCTGATCGTGCGGGTGACGGGAAGCCGGGCCATGAAGCGTCCATAAACGCGAAGGCCCGGCCACACCATCGGTGCAGCCGGGCCGGATCGCCGCGCGATGGCGCCGCGCCTAGGCGGCCGGGATGTCGACCAGTCGCGGTGTCGCGTTCCACGAGAAGTCGGGACGCCCCTTCATCTGCAGGCCGTTGCCCAGGTCGCCGCCGTTGCAGGTCAGCAGCTTGTTGATGCAATTCTCCATCCACATCTGCATCACGCCATCGTCCCACGCACCCAGCCAGTCGCCGTGCAGGGTCGAGCCGGGGCGCATCACCGGCATGCCGGGCATCGCGTCCGAAGCAAGCGACCAGGTCGAGGTTCCCGGTGCCCATTCGCCCGACGTGTCGAGATTCTTGTCGACCTCGTACCAGGCGCCCAGCGTGAAGGCGGGGATCATGTACGGATGCGAGCTCGGGCAATGATAGCGCCCGATCGACCCGTAGCCGCCGTACGAGACATGCTTGCGGTGATCGGTGCTGTTCAGGTTCCGTCCGTCCCAGCAATCCGGCCCGTTGATGACGGCGCCCAGGCGATTGCCGACCGGGCAGCCCTTCGCCGCGGTGACGATATCGGGGAAATGGCCCGAGACTCCGGTCGGTCCGTTGCAGTCGAAGTAGAAGTGCGCGGATTCACCGGTCGCCATGTTGTAGCCGAAGACGTAGCGCATTCCGCGCGGCAACGCGACGCAGGCCTTGGCTATGATCTGGCAATTCGGGTCGCTGGCCGGAAGTCGCTTGTAGTAGATCGAGACGTAGTCGGGGCGCACCACCTTGCCCTTGCCGTCCAGCATTGCCGGGATCCAATAGGCGGAACGGTTCAGCATGTTGTTGCAGGTGCTGTCACCTTTGACGCGCAGGCTGCCGTAGGTCGAGAAAGCGTTGGCGGTGGTGTTGCCGAAGAACTGGTGGAGGTGCGACTTGCCCGGCTGCCCCGGGAAAACGATGGGATCGTCACGCAGCACGTGGCCCGGCTGGCAGATGAAGCGGAACGCGCCGACCACGTCCGGACGGCCGCTCGGTGCCGCCTCGCCGCTGCCCCATGACGGGATCAGCAGGGATTTGACGTCGAAGTTGGAAACGAAGCCGGCGAGCTGCCCCTGCCCGATAGCGAGGCCCTTCGTCACCGCGCCCGGAACCGGATCGGTGCCCAGGGTAACGGCGTTTCCGGCGAGATTGGTAACGCCACTCACGGTCGGCTTGGCCGGGGCGGTGAGGACGGTCACGCCCTTCGTCAGCGTGGTAACGACATTGGTGGCGGTGGTCGCAGCGTAAGCGGTGGAGGCGGCCAGGATCATGGCGCCCGAAATTACGAGTTTCTTCATCATCGTCCCTGGCGTTGTTGGCGTTCTGCAACGGAGACCGTCTTCGAACGCTGGTATCGACCTGCACGGCCAACGCCGCGCTGTAGAGACATGATTAGAGATGAAACCCTAACATAATCTAACACTTCTGCTTTATTTTTGTTAAGACTATGAATACTTCGGACGGGGCTTCGAGGATGCGGGTTACTTCCTGTTTACTACATTTACCAGTCTCCTAATCTCAACTCATCGTGTGAGGCGCCCCATCTGGCGCAGCAGGGCCCCGGCGCCTATGTGAGGCGGCATGTACGACTTCCAGATCGAAGCTGAATCAAAGCCGGCGCTATATCGCGAGTTGCTGGGGGCGCTGGACGCGCTGACCGCGGGCGAGGCGGATGGTATCGCGAACATGGCGAATGCGGCGGCGCTGATCGCGCAGTATCTGCCCGACCTGAACTGGTCCGGCTTCTACCGGCTGGTCGACGGAGAGCTAGTGCTCGGACCGTTCCAGGGCAAGGCGGCATGTATCCGCATTCCGCTCGGCAAGGGCGTCTGCGGCACGGCGGCGGCGGAGCGGCGCACACAGCTGGTCGCGGACGTCCACGCCTTCCCGGGCCATATCGCCTGCGATGCGGCGAGCCGCTCCGAACTGGTGGTGCCGATCGTCCGCGATGCGGCCTTGCTGGGCGTCCTCGACCTCGACAGCCCGTCACCGTCCCGCTTCGACGAAGACGACGCGCGCGGTTGCGAAGCGCTTATGGAATTACTCGCCCGGCGCCTCCAGGATGTCTGACCATCGCGGCACAAGTGAAGTCGGACAGATTTCGGCGACTTCTTCATCGACAGCGCCGAAAATCTCCCACGCGCAAAGTCCCGCGATGAACAAACGAGGCAGGCTCGGGCGGAAGACCGAAACGTCGCCTGCAACGACGAACACCTATTTCTTTTCGCGCCCCGCGAACGTTACCAGGCTCTCCGCCCCGTCTGCACCGACCGACGCCACGCCGAAGAAATGGTCGTCCACCGGCACGCCCGCCACGTCGAGGCTCGCGCCGGTGGCGTCACGCGATTGCTGCCACTCCGCCGCATCGGCACGTCGCCAATAGACCTTGTAGCGTGCCGCACCGGCCACCGGCGCCCACGTCACCTTCGTATCGTAGGACAACGCGCCGGAGATCGCCGCCATCGCCGGTGCGGCCGGCGCCGCCGCCAGCCGTGCGATCGTCGCGACGTTGATCGCGGTCACCTTGGCCAGATACGGGAAGTCCATTCCCTCGATCGTGTCGGCGTAGACGCGACCGTTTTCGGTGCGCACGTCCTGATGCTGCCGATCCCAATTCTCGGCCGCCACCGAAAAGCGCACCGCCGGATAGCCCTGCTTCAGGAACGGCTCGTGATCCCCGCCGCGCCCGAAGCGGTCCGGTCGCCGGTCGACGAACACGCCGAACCCGCCCGGCAACGTCTGAGCGATCCCGTCGATCGTCTTGGCGAGGGCGCGACTCGGCCCATCGTCCTCGCCGCCGACGCCGCGCCGCTCGATCGCATCGGCCAGCGATTCGCTGCTGCGAATCCCTTCGGAGAAGACGCGCACATAGCCGTCGATCGTCACGCCGCCCTGCCCCACGGTGTTCCCGACGATGTCGTTGTTCAGCATCGCATCGACCTGCCAGCCACGCGCCCTGGCGGTTTCGGCCAGCAACGTCGCGCCCCACAGCCCCTGCTCCTCGCCGGAAAAGGCGACATAGACGATGTTCGCGGCGAATTTCTCCGGCGACAGGATGCGGGCCGCTTCCAGCACCAGCGCAACGCCGCTCGCGTCATCGTTGGCGCCCGGCGCATCGCTGCTCGCGTTCATCACGTCGGTGACGCGGCTGTCGATATGCGCGCCGACGATCACGTAGCGATTCGGGTCGCTGCCCTTCTGCACGCCCAGCACATCCTCGATCACCACCCCGGCGGGCGCGCGCGGCCCGACGAAGCGCCGCGACAGGCGCTCGGTCGCGATGCACCCGCCACAACGTTTCGACAGCGCTGCGAACTCGCCGGCCACCCAGGTGCGCGCGGCACCGATCCCGCGCTTCGGATCGGTCGCCGACGACAGCGAGTGCCGCGTCCCGAACGACACCAGTTTCTCGACCGTCGCTCGCTGCCGCGCCGGCGATGGCGCCTCGCGCGCGGCAACAGGGGTGGCAAGGATCAGCGGGGCGGCGGCGAGCAGCAGGCGATGGTTCATGGCGCCACCTTGGCCACCATTGCCCGCCCGCTCAAGCGTTTGCGTTCAGCTCAGCCTGTCGATCGCCTCGGCCGACAATCCGCCCGGCACGATCATCAGCGGCACCGGCAGCATGCCGACGTCTTCCGCGAAATGACTGACCAGCGCGCCCGGCGCGCCGTCGGCGGCGGCGCCCAGCACCAGCGCGGCGATCTGCGGATTTTCCGCGATCATCGCGCGGATCACCTTCGGCCCGTCGCCGCTACGCACCGTGATCGAGGGACGCACGCCCGATTCCTCCAGCAACGTACCCGCCGCGCGCGCCACCAGCCCTTCGGCATGGCGTTGCTGCTCGTCCTCGATCGTCGCCTGCACGCCGCCGAACGGGATGAACTCCTGCGGCGGCAGCAGTGCGAGGATCTCCACCCCGCCGCCGGTCTTCACCGCGCGCCGCGCCGCGAAGCGCAATGCGATCAGCGCCTCGGGCGTGTCGTCGATCACCGTCAGATAGATGCGCATGGTGCCCCCGTTTGCCCGCAGGTGTACGGTCACGGGACGCGGCGACGCAAGCACCGCGCACGTTAACAAGCATGTCGCGTGCCGGTCGCGGGCTTGACCGTACGTCGCGCGTCCGCAAGAGACGGGTGCCTGTCCCACGAGC
The genomic region above belongs to Sphingomonas phyllosphaerae 5.2 and contains:
- a CDS encoding M15 family metallopeptidase; translated protein: MRPFPILAALAALLAAPAHAQLCDGGRAAIAADGRVLGHLPYGDAAPDALVPVPAGLAVNGCVMRREVIPDLQRLIDAAARDPAAGGQILALSCHRSIAYQEAVFCRERQTDAASRALSVAPPGHSEHASGFALDFAFRPRRNDCPDAEACVAGTPAFRWLVKNAARYGFEMSFPAGNTQRVKWEPWHWRWVGASAATPGAARARAMFTRARTRFPANPAVARDPVRVAGVMPPPVYMGAIAAPECRKGKCRAARAKRR
- a CDS encoding RluA family pseudouridine synthase encodes the protein MLGEHVLFLDGEALVIDKPAGLPVDPPRAGGISLENHMSSLTFGFRRWPVAVHRLDRDTSGCLLLSRNPKAHARFQQAFERGEVAKRYVAILDSVPAEESGAVDLPLAKISSAERGWRMTGDPRGKAARTTWRVLAEHDGRALVEFRPETGRTHQIRVHALEGVGAPVTGDPVYGTAHPGGMMLHAIALSMARDGKPDIIADAPWPERFVALGFEPA
- the arfB gene encoding alternative ribosome rescue aminoacyl-tRNA hydrolase ArfB — protein: MARLPVTRTISIDTDLIEESFTRAGGAGGQHVNTTDSAVMLRFDVARSDLPERVKLRLIELAGTRMTREGVLTLRAEGSRSQHMNRANVRERLLALVRDATIVQAKRRPTKPTRASQTRRVDAKKGRSAVKSGRRKPAHD
- a CDS encoding DUF1996 domain-containing protein; the encoded protein is MKKLVISGAMILAASTAYAATTATNVVTTLTKGVTVLTAPAKPTVSGVTNLAGNAVTLGTDPVPGAVTKGLAIGQGQLAGFVSNFDVKSLLIPSWGSGEAAPSGRPDVVGAFRFICQPGHVLRDDPIVFPGQPGKSHLHQFFGNTTANAFSTYGSLRVKGDSTCNNMLNRSAYWIPAMLDGKGKVVRPDYVSIYYKRLPASDPNCQIIAKACVALPRGMRYVFGYNMATGESAHFYFDCNGPTGVSGHFPDIVTAAKGCPVGNRLGAVINGPDCWDGRNLNSTDHRKHVSYGGYGSIGRYHCPSSHPYMIPAFTLGAWYEVDKNLDTSGEWAPGTSTWSLASDAMPGMPVMRPGSTLHGDWLGAWDDGVMQMWMENCINKLLTCNGGDLGNGLQMKGRPDFSWNATPRLVDIPAA
- a CDS encoding GAF domain-containing protein, with the translated sequence MYDFQIEAESKPALYRELLGALDALTAGEADGIANMANAAALIAQYLPDLNWSGFYRLVDGELVLGPFQGKAACIRIPLGKGVCGTAAAERRTQLVADVHAFPGHIACDAASRSELVVPIVRDAALLGVLDLDSPSPSRFDEDDARGCEALMELLARRLQDV
- a CDS encoding M20/M25/M40 family metallo-hydrolase; the protein is MNHRLLLAAAPLILATPVAAREAPSPARQRATVEKLVSFGTRHSLSSATDPKRGIGAARTWVAGEFAALSKRCGGCIATERLSRRFVGPRAPAGVVIEDVLGVQKGSDPNRYVIVGAHIDSRVTDVMNASSDAPGANDDASGVALVLEAARILSPEKFAANIVYVAFSGEEQGLWGATLLAETARARGWQVDAMLNNDIVGNTVGQGGVTIDGYVRVFSEGIRSSESLADAIERRGVGGEDDGPSRALAKTIDGIAQTLPGGFGVFVDRRPDRFGRGGDHEPFLKQGYPAVRFSVAAENWDRQHQDVRTENGRVYADTIEGMDFPYLAKVTAINVATIARLAAAPAAPAMAAISGALSYDTKVTWAPVAGAARYKVYWRRADAAEWQQSRDATGASLDVAGVPVDDHFFGVASVGADGAESLVTFAGREKK
- a CDS encoding universal stress protein, whose protein sequence is MRIYLTVIDDTPEALIALRFAARRAVKTGGGVEILALLPPQEFIPFGGVQATIEDEQQRHAEGLVARAAGTLLEESGVRPSITVRSGDGPKVIRAMIAENPQIAALVLGAAADGAPGALVSHFAEDVGMLPVPLMIVPGGLSAEAIDRLS